A stretch of Homo sapiens chromosome 12, GRCh38.p14 Primary Assembly DNA encodes these proteins:
- the LMO3 gene encoding LIM domain only protein 3 isoform X3 encodes MQKKEKSFGIQMLSVQPDTKPKGCAGCNRKIKDRYLLKALDKYWHEDCLKCACCDCRLGEVGSTLYTKANLILCRRDYLSISSGFMLPFQIRSLYSPGNVKVF; translated from the exons AtgcagaaaaaggagaaaagttttG GTATACAAATGCTCTCAGTCCAGCCAGACACCAAGCCGAAAGGTTGTGCTGGCTGCAACCGAAAGATCAAGGACCGGTATCTTCTAAAGGCACTGGACAAATACTGGCATGAAGACTGCCTGAAGTGTGCCTGCTGTGACTGTCGCTTGGGAGAGGTGGGCTCCACCCTGTACACTAAAGCTAATCTTATCCTTTGTCGCAGAGACTATCTGAG TATCTCAAGTGGATTTATGTTACCATTTCAAATAAGGAGTTTATATAGCCCGGGCAATGTTAAGGTGTTTTAA